The genomic DNA aaaatacaagttgCTCCCATCTAATTATTAGCTGAAGAATGCAGACATGTTTTCGCTTATGAAAGTAGAAAACCGAAGTTGTTTTCTTGCATGTTCGAGCAAATTTCTTTTCCGAGTTCTAACCTTTGTCTATGAAGGGGGCGCGATGGTGCAAGCACTTCCATGGGACATAAGGCTTAAGATTGCAATAGGAGCTGCTCGAGGGCTTGCATTCTTGCATACGTCAGAAAAGCAAGTAATATATAGAGACTTCAAGGCCTCAAATATATTGCTCGATGGGGTAAGTTTTATCCGATCACATTGTATATCTCATCCATAAATCCTCAGAAGAAGCAGCAGTTGGCCACACAGTGGCCAGCATGTATTGCAAAACCGAAACTCAAGGGCCCGTGTTCTAACTCATGTCGAGGAGATTCGGAGCCTCTGAGGAGAAATAGTAGCTTTCTATATGCCACGTTATGGAATTCTGGTGTACAAGGAGTTAGCAAATTGAAATTAACGGCGAGTTGTTTTTGAATTGATTCGATGGTGTTGCCCTGTTCATCAGTTTTACAATGCCAAGATCTCAGACTTCGGCTTGGCAAAGACTGGCCCTTCAGAAAGCAAGTCTCATGTCACGACGAGAGTAATGGGCACTTACGGCTATGCAGCTCCTGAATACGTCTCGACTGGTAATCTCTTTTTCATGCCAGACGTTCGAAGCAGAGTTAGCTTAACACGGTATCTAAATTAGCTGGTTTTCTTGTATAGGGCATCTGTATGTTAAGAGCGATGTGTTTGGGTTCGGTGTTGTGCTGGTTGAGATGCTGACTGGTCTCCGAACACTCGACCCTCGCCGGCCCAAGGGTCAGGAGAATCTGGTCGATTGGGTGAAGCCACTGCTGTCCAACAAGCGGAAGCTGAAGAACCTCATGGATGCCAAGCTTGAGGGGAAGTATCCTTCTGCGGCTGCATACCAGATAGCCCAGCTTGCCTTGAAATGCCTCGCTCTCGATCCCAAGTCTCGTCCTTCCATGGAAGAGGTGGTGGTAACTCTGGAGAAGCTCGAATCCTCCCGTCCCGAGAGAGCACCGGAGCCCAAGGTCCGTCCAGCACGTCTGGGTCCTCAGAAGTCCGGTCTGCAAAATCTCCACAATCGATCTCCTCTCCACCAGAGGCAGAACGGGAGCATGGCCATACCACATCAAGGTTCACCCAGAATGCGATAACTTGTACAATAAGAAACCTGGAGCAGGTAACTTGACAGGAAAGTAATGTAGTGATTTCGGACTAATTGCTATCTCGAAGCATCTAGAACTGCAAAGCATACTATGATCATATGGCTTTCAGATCTATCAGAGATCCAAATTCTTTATTGCGTGATTTGTCGAAACCAGGAAAGATTTTCTAGTTGTGGTGAGGAGGAACAGATTCCTCAGTGTAAAGAAA from Punica granatum isolate Tunisia-2019 chromosome 2, ASM765513v2, whole genome shotgun sequence includes the following:
- the LOC116194467 gene encoding probable serine/threonine-protein kinase PIX13, with amino-acid sequence MGNCWGWVAPKPDTTTSASDLSKVGTSQATITATTSSSGSSGVSRFSQFTASSGGDPENANTGHILPLPNLRQFTLAELRAATKNFRSDSLLGEGGFGKVFKGWIDDKPSSKNGNNSGTPVAVKKLNSDSVQGIQEWRAEVDFLGRLSHPNLVKLLGYSIEDQELLLVYEYVQKGSLENHLFGRGAMVQALPWDIRLKIAIGAARGLAFLHTSEKQVIYRDFKASNILLDGFYNAKISDFGLAKTGPSESKSHVTTRVMGTYGYAAPEYVSTGHLYVKSDVFGFGVVLVEMLTGLRTLDPRRPKGQENLVDWVKPLLSNKRKLKNLMDAKLEGKYPSAAAYQIAQLALKCLALDPKSRPSMEEVVVTLEKLESSRPERAPEPKVRPARLGPQKSGLQNLHNRSPLHQRQNGSMAIPHQGSPRMR